cagacatttttaaaaacatgtgtAAATTATTGGACATAGAGAAATCAAAGACAACGCCGTGGCATCCGCAAACAAATGGGTTTTTGGAGCGATCACATAAGACGTTGAAAACTTATTTACGTAGTTTTGTCGATAGCGATAATAATTGGGGGACCGCCTACTCATTTACGCGATGTTCTGTTATAATACTACCGTACACACATCAACCGCGTATACACCGTATGAGTTAGTTTTTGGGCATAAACCCAATATCCCGTATGCATTTTATAGAGAACCGGAAgctcaatataattatgacaaTTATGTGTAAGACCTAAAACGTATGATGCAGGAAGCACATAAGATCGCGCGTAACAATCTAATTACAAAGAAagaaaccaataaaaaatattatgataagacaattaataatattgatgtaaatATAGGCAGGGCCGTAGAGAGAAAAGTTCAGGCCAGGGAGGAAATGCTTAAGGGCCCCTATTAGTGGTGGTTCCAGGAGCCACAATCACCCTCCCAAGaccaaataaatttcaaatatttataccttttctattttaaataacacagtaaaaacacaaatttgtaaacaatattacctatattatttatacctttttattttaaataacaaagtaaaagcacaaatttgaaaacaatattaccaggttttttaattaatttgatttttaaataattgtacatctTTTACATGTATTCATACATTAcacattagttataaaatacattaattataattaattactataaattagcTTTTCTTGCTTTAGCCGAAGCAAAGCAGTCGATGATTTCTTTAAAATCCAGTTGCCTTGCTAATCCTGATTCTAAACATAGAGTTCCTAACCCAGAAACTCTCGATTGTGAAGAACAAGAACggtgaaaatttttaattcttgcaAGTACGCTGAAAGAACGCTCAGCACTAGCAACTGAAACTGGCAAGGTACAAAATATGCGTAAAGCCACACACACATTCGGAAAAAGAGTGTCCAAATTTTTTGATGTGATCTCGTTCAATAACTCATAAGGAGAACAATTAGTTGTGAAATTTTCTTTGTAGATATGTTTAAGGTGAATCATTTCAGTTATTAGTTCTTGAGATACGTCagtatcgtatttttttacaaaattagctGCAGTATCCTGAATTCGCTCTTCAGACCATGCAACAAATTGccacaaaaaagaaaaaatatcgttcaacttttttattacaacaaaacGGTTATTTATTCCTGCTATAACTGAatctataataacaaaaaatgtttctcTTTTAAAGTCAGTTTCTTCGTCAGTAATCATACATTCTTCttcattgtttttgaaaatacttttacGCGTTTTCTTTTCCGACTGACCTGCAACTCGGATGAAGTATTCTTTACTTACATTCTTGTAAAATAGTATTCCAATTATTTCTTATCAGCTGCAAGTCTGCTATTAAACTCTCCAGATTTATTACTTCAACATCAATAGTAGAGTTTCTGGCTTGAAGAACGACATTTCTTTCGTTTATTACAAAGAGAACTTTAAACCATATAGATGCCATAAcaatacattcaaatttattaatgtattttacaatacctTCGATATCTCGACGAGATTCTGCAGTTAAATTAAGTTGTTTTACGTCCTCTAGTGCATTTTGCAGTCCTGGTAGATTATTCAGGAATGGTTTTACAGCATCTATCCTAGCTGACCATCTTGTATTTGATAGACCGTGAAGCGAacctgatatatttttttttcaaaatttcccAACGTTGTGGACTGCTgctgaaacatattataacatttttggacAACTCCAAAAAAAGTAATTGCTTTCGTACAACACTCAGCAGAGTCAACTCCACATAGATTTAAGCTGTGAGCTGCACATGGTGAGTAAATAGCATATGGATTATCTTTTAGTATATGACTTTGGGCACCATTGTATTCACCTTTCATATTAGAGCCGTTATCATAGCCTTGTCCGCGACAGTCGGTTAGTAGaatgttatacttttttaaagtttcacGAATCAAGTCTGCAATGGCTTCAcctgtttttttattgcagtCCACAAAAGCTAAAAACCGttctttaatatcatatattttttctttggcGTCAAAATGGAGGTAAcgcaaaataaatgtagtttgTTCAACATGAGCTGAATCAGGTGTAGCATCAACAATAATGGTATAGTATTTAGCACTACTTCGCTCAATTAATATAACTGACATCACATGATCTGCACACAAGCTTATGAATTCATTTTGTATTTCAGCTGAAAGGTAGTGGACTTGTAAACGTTGATGCAGCTGTTGAGACTTTTTCACTTCTTCTAAACGCTGTCGTAAGATAGGGTCATAGTGGCTTATTAGTTCTAAAATCCCTAAAAAGTTTCCATTATTTGGTTCTCCTACAATATGACTTTCTCCTCTTAAAGCCAATCCTCTttcacctaaaaataaaattgtgtctAAAACACGTGTCAAAATGTCTCTCCATTTTTGGGCTTCGTGTGCAATTTGTTTGCACACTAGCTTGTCAATCGaactatcattttttattcgtgTTTTTACTTCACGCCACTTCACAAAACATTGAATGTGatctttattgttttcatgTGATGGTAAtctttcatataattttctcCAAATTTTATCTTTTGAGTATCCATCAGGGCTACTGAGATAGGAACAATTTAATGTGCTTATTTTGAACAAACGGCaaggaaaacaataaaatgcattttttatgtGACTCCACACTAACCAATCGCGTTTTACTTTTTCACTATTTGGCAAAGTTTTAGAAAGTAATGATAATGGAAACGGTTCATTCAGTCGATCACGAGGAAAAGACGTTGGCATTTTTTGATGGCCTTGACgaataatgttttcaattaattgtGTTTGCAATATATTGGTTGTCAAAGTACCAATAtcgtaatgataattataagtatttgttaGTGATTGGGAATTTGATTGTTTTtctgtacaaataatattgtcatttacTTCTGGTAAACATTCAGGTTTACCACTATAATCAACGACTACGGTATCAGATTCTTCTACAGCaggatttttttcaattgaatcAGTTAATAcaggataaattaaattttttgtgagACAATTagtaacattattatcattaatcaaaatattttttttattttcagaatcATTTGaaagtatttgatttttcGTTTCTATATTCTGAGTAACCTGAGTAGGCTTCTCTTTTGCACAAAATTTGAAAGCAGTTAGAGTTGATTGACCtttttgagattttaaaaatttttcttcCCGTTCTACACGCTCTTTACGCTTTTGACAGCCAGATTTATGTGGGTAAGACATttctatactaaaatattaaaataggtaataggtaatttcaagtaatgaataaaaaatttaaaatattaaaaatatttttctaagagtaatttcaaaaaaaaaaaaaacaaaaaaagaacataacgaaaattgaaacaattatgcggaaaaatattatgttcagctgtattttaaattagtgcaaaaattgaaaatgttcgATATGTCAACAAACTTatcgaattaaaaaagtaGCTAGTTGAAACTTTTGGACAAGAATTTCtgtacgaaaaaataaaacggggAAAAAATCACTGTATAATTTCTAGCTCCTTGCTctactcagaatctaaaattataagtacatttcaacataaatttactaaaataattaatgcacgtgaaaaataaataaataaattttaatttttaatctcaaatatacgtattatatgacAATCAGCTAATCACTGGACACTGATGTAtttcttgaaataaatatattttcgtgtgtatcttttaaaaattaaaattcatatttttgtatacctattttggtaaataaaatgcatatttttcaattttttattgcatactaATCCTAGCACtggtcataaatattatgtaacttaataatatattatttaatttgtatatcaatttatcaaaaacattatacacGCACCAAAAACcatatgtctataatataataatatgatatacactTATCAATTTGTCTGTTCGACTGCGATTGAAAGAAAAAGGTTTGTCAAAAAATCGTCTCGTACATATGagattcttttatattatgttaataactttacattaaaactattatgaaataatgattCTTACCTTTCGGCTATGCGCTTTGAATATGTATAAACCACGGTTCACGATTAACGActgaaattttaatcaatttaatagcACAGTAACCTAGAACCAACACGGATGACGGATGGCTACGCGTTACTTAATATTggttgttataatgttatcgtaaatcgtaatatctcaataatattgttgtagcTCGTAGAAATCAAAGATAAAAAGTACAGGAAGTCGTTCGTGTACAGTTTGCTGGGTAAAACCGTAAATACAGCATATATAGAGTATTGACGCGAATGACacgataacaaataattttacaacaattactttttagtgaaaactaaatatacacatattttatattattttatcatttggtTAACATACCATCAGCTAAAGTTTGTAGATaagcaaaaaaatttttttcgaattaaatatttaattacggTCCCTCTTTTTCGGGCCCCTTAAAACGTTCGGGCCCGGGAGGAATCCTACCTTTCCTCCCCCCCTGACGACAGGCCTGAATATAGGAGACAAAGTCCTAATAAAAGAACACAATAAAAGAAATACGTTAAACCGGAATTGGACCGCGTCGTACGAAGTAATTGAAATACATGATAACGAAAACATAACGATTAATAAAGGTCGAAAGGGTTACCGAATACATACACAGAACGAAATACCAAtggtaaaattaacaaatacacCTCATCAAAATTTGATCATAGAGTTTGTACttctttaacaataattatattgatttcaccaaatgtttgttgaattaaaaagaagcgtttattaatatattaaatgtgttgTTAATTTAACAATCATACCATGTTTGAATTTAATCACTCGCACTATAATTTCCTCTGATGTAAAAACCCGTATTAATacgtctaaaaatatttaccagtattatttttatactctaatagtttatgttaacaggaaatattgttattcgtgataagatttttgtttaatttaacaataggtatattctTGTGgtgttaaaatgtgttttataataatatcattaatacaaaaatattgtcataacttcttattttttaaatagtaattcttattttgtttattgaacTCATCACTCGTCTGTCATCAGAATACAGTACCTACATCTACCTatgttataattcattttaaacacAGAAGATTGGATTGTCtggtaagtaatttatatattataagtatataggttAGTTGTATTAgtatagttgtattttatccaattattttttattacggaataaaaaatatacctattcgtatgtataaattttgtttaggtATTAATCCAATAtgctttgttttatttgtgaaaaacaaatacacaCATTAGCATCTCTTGtcgttcattataaaataatacatatcctTGTTCCATACAGCACTTATActtgtaaagaaaataattgttctcaatcatttcaaacattaagtagttttaaaaaacatgttcTAACTAAACACACTGATacattagaaaataatgaaataacacAATGTAGTAATTCAGAGCTAAAttctcatttaaataataatgtcaataCACATGATTtagatatagttaataatacatttgatcAAACACCTCAAATAcctaatgaaaatgtatttgattttaatgaaagTATTAAACAGTTTCATAAGTTAGCTATACAATTCTGTCTTAActtgcataataataacaacttttGTAGAAGTGATGTGCTTAACATTAAAGATGATATAGAAGTAAAACTCATTAAACCCATTACTtccttattgaaaaatatgattgaaaatgaaattaaagacccattagttttatcaaaattttctACAGTTATTTCATCGATTTCAGATccctttaaatattgtaaaactgAACATGtcttaaataattggttagcTACAAATGACTTAAGTGACAAATTGCAACAAGTTACAATTAACAATCAAATACAATTAGTAAGTCATAGTGGTGAAACAATGTATGATGAACTAAGTATTAAAGGAGTTTTGATGCCATTGAAattccaaattaaaaaatactttgaacaaaataacaatcttGATTTTGCTCTTAAacgttatgataatttaattagttctTCAGTctctaatgaaaattataatctgtCCAACTTTGTTCAAGGATCCTTATggaaagaaaaaatactttcttttcaaaataaattagtaatgccattttttatgtacattgatgattatgaaataaataatccacTTGGATCTAAATCCATGTGTCATTCTATTTCAGctgtttattatagttttcctTTAATTGAACAAAGTTCAAaacttacacatatttttcttgCTGCTCTCTTAAAATCTAAGGACTTGAAATCATTTGgaaatgatttatgttttaaaaaattgattgaagatttaaattctttagaaGAAGATGGGCTTATAATCAATTCTTCTGATGGaccaaaactaatttattttattcttggtTTAATAACTGGTGATAATCTGGGACTAAACTGCATTTGCGATTTCAGTAAATCTTTCTCTGCAAACTATTTTTGTAGATTTTGtaaagtacataaaaatgtatcacatTATTTAACTGAAGAGGATCAAACTTTACTACGTAATATTCACAATTACACAGATgatgtagaaaaaaatgatttttcacAAACaggtgttaataaattaagtattttaaatcagaTCAATTCATTTcatgttataaataactattgtgTAGATATAATGCATGATATATTTGAAGGCATTTCTCACTACAACATgtgtcatttaattatttactatactgagaaagttaaaataatgtcgTTAGAAACTATAAACTTcagaaaacaacatttttcatatagCTTAGAGCAAAAAATTCTTCTCCTCCCATTGAAAcacatcatttaaaaaaatttcatttaaaaatgtcagcaACACAAATGAtgtgttttgttaatttttcctCATTGATGATAGGCGATTTGGTACCTGAAGATGATGAAGTTTGGAACTTTTTTCTCACTTTTCTTGAGATAATCGAAATTTTACTAAGTAATAAATTGACGCAAGGTTCTGTTCCTCATTTAAAGTaccttattaataaacataactcaaattatattacattttttcatgatAGCTTGAAACCTAAGCATCATTTGTTGACACATTATccatctataatttttaaatccgGACCTCCAAGACATTTTTGGTGTTTTCGTTACGAGGCTAAGCATAaagagtttaaaatgtatgctaGAGCAATAACCtctcaaaaaaatatctgtttgACATTAGCCAAAAAATATCAGTTTAAATTTGcacactttttattaaatgatgaaTCTAATCAAATAGTCGTCGTagctatgaaaaatattattagttctaAACACAatgaatttgttttcaatactCTCAATATatcatctaattattttaacagttactcaaagattaattttaaggtcactgattataaaataggtaattatgttactaattttataaatgaagtCTGTAAAAgtcttacaaaataatatagtattatttactgtGCATCAAATTCAATtagtttcttataatttacacTTTAAAGCATATGAAGTTGATAGAAAAAAGTCTATAATTGCTAAAagtctaataaatattgaacagtTCAGTGGTCCACCaattaatattcatcaaaTTCCTAATGGGAAATTAATGATTAGACTTAAAGAATACTACTAAACAATATCATCTTAGTGTGTAATTTAACCAAAtttcacaatttaaattttatataaatattagtttacatcattctatatttttgtatattaaatagtattgtatatataggtttagttttaataatatacccttaaataatatagtgtacctaacaatttattgtataataataatacatttatattaacgaaaaattgtatatatatttattaatagttttaaatgagtagtggaaataatttatttgaaacgtTTTTGAGTGATAATATGGATATTTATAATGACATGGATACACAGTATACCGAACTTCAAAACTCAAATTCTCTTGATATTCAgcatgatatacatatacatttgaataatttggTTGATGATATAAATCAAGAAGAATGTGTTTTGGAAAACAATTGTGCTGTTGTttcatttgaagaaaaaaataaactgaaagAACTTCTTGATAGATGGAAATTggga
This genomic stretch from Aphis gossypii isolate Hap1 unplaced genomic scaffold, ASM2018417v2 Contig00843, whole genome shotgun sequence harbors:
- the LOC126555424 gene encoding zinc finger MYM-type protein 1-like — its product is MSYPHKSGCQKRKERVEREEKFLKSQKGQSTLTAFKFCAKEKPTQVTQNIETKNQILSNDSENKKNILINDNNVTNCLTKNLIYPVLTDSIEKNPAVEESDTVVVDYSGKPECLPEVNDNIICTEKQSNSQSLTNTYNYHYDIGTLTTNILQTQLIENIIRQGHQKMPTSFPRDRLNEPFPLSLLSKTLPNSEKVKRDWLVWSHIKNAFYCFPCRLFKISTLNCSYLSSPDGYSKDKIWRKLYERLPSHENNKDHIQCFVKWREVKTRIKNDSSIDKLVCKQIAHEAQKWRDILTRVLDTILFLGERGLALRGESHIVGEPNNGNFLGILELISHYDPILRQRLEEVKKSQQLHQRLQVHYLSAEIQNEFISLCADHVMSVILIERSSAKYYTIIVDATPDSAHVEQTTFILRYLHFDAKEKIYDIKERFLAFVDCNKKTGEAIADLIRETLKKYNILLTDCRGQGYDNGSNMKGEYNGAQSHILKDNPYAIYSPCAAHSLNLCGVDSAECCSLHGLSNTRWSARIDAVKPFLNNLPGLQNALEDVKQLNLTAESRRDIEVLFVINERNVVLQARNSTIDVEVINLESLIADLQLIRNNWNTILQEYSVIAGINNRFVVIKKLNDIFSFLWQFVAWSEERIQDTAANFVKKYDTDVSQELITEMIHLKHIYKENFTTNCSPYELLNEITSKNLDTLFPNVCVALRIFCTLPVSVASAERSFSVLARIKNFHRSCSSQSRVSGLGTLCLESGLARQLDFKEIIDCFASAKARKANL